In Cervus elaphus chromosome 24, mCerEla1.1, whole genome shotgun sequence, a single genomic region encodes these proteins:
- the CIDEC gene encoding cell death activator CIDE-3, producing MEYAMKSLSLLYPKSLSRYTAVSTSVVTQQQLSEPSAEASRARPCRVTTADRSVRKGIMAHSLEDLRVKVRDTLMLADKPFFLVLEEDGTTVETEEYFQSLADDTVFMVLHKGQKWQPPSEQSTRYQLALSRKPAKIDVARVTFDLYKVNPQDFIGCLNVKATLYGTYSLSYDLHCSGAKRIMTEALRWALFGMRATGHMLLGTSCYLQQLLDATERGQPPKGKATSLIPTSLKMLQ from the exons ATGGAATACGCCATGAAGTCCCTCAGCCTTCTCTACCCTAAGtccctctccag GTACACGGCAGTGAGCACTTCGGTGGTGACCCAGCAGCAGCTGTCGGAGCCCAGTGCAGAGGCCTCCAGGGCCCGGCCCTGCAGAGTAACCACTGCTGACCGGAGTGTGAGGAAGGGCATCATGGCGCACAGTCTTGAAGACCTCCGTGTCAAG GTCCGGgataccctgatgctggcagacAAGCCTTTCTTTCTGGTGCTGGAGGAAGATGGCACAACTGTAGAGACAGAAGAGTATTTCCAATCCCTGGCAGATGACACCGTGTTCATGGTCCTCCACAAGGGGCAGAAATGGCAGCCCCCATCAGAACAG AGCACTAGGTACCAGCTCGCCCTCTCCCGCAAGCCTGCCAAGATCGATGTGGCCCGAGTAACCTTCGACCTATACAAGGTGAACCCACAGGACTTCATTGGCTGCCTGAACGTGAAGGCAACTCTCTATGGCACATACTCCCTCTCCTATGATCTGCACTGCTCCGGGGCCAAGCGCATCATGAC GGAAGCTCTCCGCTGGGCCCTCTTCGGCATGCGTGCCACAGGCCACATGCTGCTCGGCACCTCCTGTTACCTGCAGCAGCTCCTGGATGCCACAGAGCGGGGACAGCCCCCCAAGGGCAAAGCCACATCCCTCATCCCAACCAGTCTGAAGATGCTGCAGTGA
- the JAGN1 gene encoding protein jagunal homolog 1 produces MASRAGPRAAGTDGSDFQHRERVAMHYQMSVTLKYEIKKLIYVHLVIWLLLVAKMSVGHLRLLSHDQVAMPYQWEYPYLLSIVPSLLGLLSFPRNNISYLVLSMISMGLFSIAPLIYGSMEMFPAAQQLYRHGKAYRFLFGFSAVSVMYLVLVLAVQVHAWQLYYSKKLLDSWFTSTQEKKRK; encoded by the exons ATGGCGTCTCGGGCAGGCCCGCGAGCGGCCGGCACTGACGGCAGCGACTTTCAGCATCGGGAGCGCGTCGCCATGCACTACCAGATGAG TGTGACCCTCAAGTATGAAATCAAGAAGCTGATCTACGTGCATCTGGTCATATGGCTGCTGCTGGTTGCCAAGATGAGTGTGGGACACCTGAGGCTCTTGTCTCATGATCAGGTGGCCATGCCCTATCAGTGGGAATACCCCTATTTGCTAAGCATTGTaccctccctcctgggcctcctctccttcccccgcaaCAACATTAGCTACCTGGTGCTCTCCATGATCAGTATGGGGCTCTTCTCCATTGCTCCCCTCATTTATGGCAGCATGGAGATGTTCCCTGCTGCACAACAGCTCTACCGCCATGGCAAGGCCTACCGCTTCCTCTTTGGTTTTTCCGCCGTCTCCGTCATGTATCTGGTGTTGGTGCTGGCGGTCCAAGTGCATGCCTGGCAGCTATACTACAGCAAGAAGCTCCTAGACTCTTGGTTCACGAGCACACAGGAGAAGAAGCGTAAATGA